The following coding sequences lie in one Trypanosoma brucei gambiense DAL972 chromosome 7, complete sequence genomic window:
- a CDS encoding DNA ligase, putative — MWRISNLWRRPQLTTLPKDPSLFFGVGRPRTPEQVERYHAMKNTTIESAFPHLAACWVGPSWGTVMLTPHHVSPTCVKSAVWRCSQCLQEFEMSIARFIDQHGTCPLCGKEQRRISSTRNEGPERINGKMSEGDNTDVGITTSPTDATNEEDLELEDVNSLRAPRMTHTNYKSVLHSNPEWEGRNILPMLAQRWELVAEELLHPADTEEQESLLVSPKIDGIRCLIGYNKSQKKLQFFSRSGILLECCHGLVPHAMPLFKADPSLLLDGELFAPHCGFERLSGLVRRLEKFTTQTTRRKQAKLLEYFAFDIMASDQLSSPDAPFTERYRLLKELIPHSGADRVFDTMKPNGRRNHQLEKEELSSRKKIPKLYHVPATLVSPDEVESVLEKACSQGYEGVIIRRPKFPYEHGKRSLGLKYKYMHDAEYRIVDFLPGNGKFEGGLGAFVCETSTGIRFNATPKTTTKRRLELWAERDRLLGKYLTVQYQELSSQDVPRFPIAKCVRGESEKDWL, encoded by the coding sequence ATGTGGCGGATTTCTAATTTATGGCGGCGTCCGCAGCTCACAACTCTTCCGAAGGatccttcgcttttttttggtgttggGCGGCCGCGTACACCAGAGCAGGTGGAGCGGTATCACGCAATGAAAAATACCACCATTGAAAGTGCTTTTCCCCATCTTGCAGCCTGTTGGGTGGGTCCATCGTGGGGAACCGTCATGTTAACTCCACATCACGTTAGCCCGACATGTGTAAAGTCGGCGGTGTGGCGTTGCAGCCAGTGCCTTCAGGAGTTTGAGATGAGTATTGCGAGATTTATTGACCAGCATGGGACGTGTCCATTGTGCGGAAAAGAGCAGCGGCGGATCAGTTCAACTAGAAATGAAGGTCCGGAAAGAATTAATGGCAAGATGAGCGAGGGAGATAACACTGATGTGGGGATAACAACTTCACCAACGGATGCTACAAATGAGGAGGATCTGGAGCTGGAGGATGTGAACAGTTTGAGAGCACCACGAATGACTCACACAAACTATAAAAGTGTTCTGCACAGCAACCCCGAGTGGGAGGGACGTAACATTCTTCCCATGCTTGCACAAAGATGGGAGCTAGTTGCTGAGGAACTACTTCATCCGGCTGACACGGAGGAGCAGGAATCACTTCTGGTTTCACCAAAGATAGATGGAATTCGCTGTTTAATTGGTTACAATAAATCCcaaaagaaattgcagtTTTTTTCGCGGAGTGGGATTCTTCTTGAGTGTTGCCATGGTTTGGTGCCACACGCTATGCCACTTTTCAAGGCAGATCCATCTTTGTTGTTAGATGGGGAGCTGTTTGCTCCACACTGTGGTTTCGAGAGGCTTAGTGGGCTTGTGCGCCGTTTAGAAAAGTTTACGACACAAACAACACGGAGGAAACAGGCGAAACTCCTAGAATATTTTGCATTTGACATCATGGCTTCAGATCAGCTCTCATCGCCGGACGCCCCTTTTACCGAACGCTACCGTTTACTGAAGGAACTCATACCTCACAGTGGCGCAGATCGTGTTTTTGATACGATGAAACCAAACGGAAGGCGAAACCATCAGcttgaaaaggaggaattgTCGAGCAGGAAAAAGATACCAAAACTCTACCACGTCCCCGCCACACTTGTGAGTCCAGATGAGGTGGAGAGTGTATTGGAGAAGGCGTGTTCGCAAGGTTATGAAGGGGTAATCATTCGTAGACCAAAGTTTCCTTACGAACATGGCAAACGAAGTCTCGGCCTTAAGTATAAGTACATGCATGATGCGGAGTACCGCATTGTCGACTTTCTTCCGGGCAATGGCAAGTTTGAGGGTGGTCTCGGCGCGTTTGTGTGTGAAACATCAACTGGGATTCGCTTCAATGCAACACCAAAGACTACAACGAAGCGGCGGTTGGAACTATGGGCCGAAAGAGACCGTCTACTAGGTAAGTATTTAACAGTTCAGTATCAGGAACTTTCGTCACAGGATGTGCCGCGGTTTCCGATAGCCAAATGCGTTCGGGGTGAGTCCGAAAAGGACTGGCTCTAA